The Sulfurimonas aquatica genomic sequence TAGTAGAACAGCCATAAGGATTCTCATTTGAAGCAAGTTTTACAATCTCTGTGGATTCAATTCCAAACTCGCGTACGACTAACTCTATTGGCTTTCCAGCCTCATAAGTTTTTATATTTTCTAATTTTTTATTAAATTTCATTATTCGCCTTTAACATAACTTCCAAGCCATGTCACTTCATTGGTGTGTTTCTCTAAAACTTTTTGAATTTTAGCCTCGTCTATATGACCATAAAAATCAATATAAAACCAATATCCAAATCCACTCTTATCTTTTGATGGACGAGACTCAATTTTAGATAGATTTATTTTTTGATCATCAAAGTCCTGTAAAAAGTGTACAAGCGAACCTGCTTCCACCGCATCCTTTAATCGCACTAATATTGACGTTTTATCATGTCCGCTTATAGCGTTTTTAAAGTCGCTCAGTATTATAAAACGAGTTGAGCTATCATGTTCGTCTTCTATGTTTTCAAACATTGTAGGAATGCCATAAAGCTTCGCAGCTATATGTGAACATATTGCGGCTGAATTCTCATCTTCAGCTGCTAGAATAGCAGCCTTGGCAGTTGATTCTACGGGAATTTGGTCGATATTAACAAAGCCATGTTCAGATAAAAATTCTCGACATTGACCAAAACCCTTGTCTTTTGAGTATATTTTTTTAATGTCTTCTAGTTTTTTTGCCTTCGTAGCAAATGACATATGTATCGGCATATAAAGTTCTGCCACAATTTTAACAGAACTTTTAGAGAGTAAATCTAACGTCTCTCCTACAATTCCATCACGAGAATTTTCAACTGGGACTACTCCAAATTTAGCACGTTTTGACTCTAATGTTTTAAAAACTGAATGAATAGAGTTTAATGATAAATAATCACTCATTGCGCCAAATCTACTCTCAGCAGCTTGGTGAGTAAAGCTTCCCTCAGGTCCTAGGTATGCTATACGTTCTGGTAACTCTAAGTTTCTTGAAACTGCAAATATTTCTAGATAGATCGCTTCAATTGCGCTTTTATTTAGTACTCCTCCGCTCTCTTTACTCATCGTAGTCAGTCTCTCAATAATGGCTTTTTCGCGCTCGGGTCTATAGATGGCCCCACCCGTGTCATTTTTAATTTCACCAACTCTCTCAACGACTTTCATTCGCTTATTAAGCAGTTCTAATATCTCATTATCAATAGCGTCTATAGCTAC encodes the following:
- the pheA gene encoding prephenate dehydratase, producing the protein MKTLDDCRVAIDAIDNEILELLNKRMKVVERVGEIKNDTGGAIYRPEREKAIIERLTTMSKESGGVLNKSAIEAIYLEIFAVSRNLELPERIAYLGPEGSFTHQAAESRFGAMSDYLSLNSIHSVFKTLESKRAKFGVVPVENSRDGIVGETLDLLSKSSVKIVAELYMPIHMSFATKAKKLEDIKKIYSKDKGFGQCREFLSEHGFVNIDQIPVESTAKAAILAAEDENSAAICSHIAAKLYGIPTMFENIEDEHDSSTRFIILSDFKNAISGHDKTSILVRLKDAVEAGSLVHFLQDFDDQKINLSKIESRPSKDKSGFGYWFYIDFYGHIDEAKIQKVLEKHTNEVTWLGSYVKGE